In one window of Primulina tabacum isolate GXHZ01 chromosome 8, ASM2559414v2, whole genome shotgun sequence DNA:
- the LOC142553701 gene encoding uncharacterized protein LOC142553701, whose amino-acid sequence MGIFEPFRAIGYITTGVPFSVQRLGSETFVTVSVGKAFQIYNCAKLTLVLVGHQLPKKIRALASYRDYTFAAYGTKIAVFKRAHQVATWGNHDAKINHFLLFGKHILSVDDKSNIFMWPFQEITDENSPVGHISLGTKFSVSCIMHPDTYLNKVILGTQEGSLQLWNISTKNKLHEFKGWNAAICCCVSSPALHVIAVGCSDGKIHVHNILYDDEVVTFTHSNSGAVTALSFSTDGQPLLASGGSSGVISIWNLEKRKLHSIIREAHDCSIVSLHFFACEPVLMSSSADNSVKMWIFDTSDGDPRLLRFRSGHSAPPLRIKFYANGRHILSAGQDRAFRLFSVVQDQQSRELSQRHSSKRAKKLKMKEAEIKLKPVIAFDVAEIRERDWCNVVTCHMDTAQAYVWRLQNFVIGEHILSPSTQDTTPVKACAISACGNFAVIGTAGGWIERFNLQSGISRGCYVDMIEKKTCAHAGEVVGIACDSTNTIMISAGYHGDVKVWDFKGRDLKSRWEIGSSLVKIVYHRYNGLLATVADDLVIRLFDVTALRIVRKFEGHADRITDVCFSEDGKWLLTSSMDGTIRIWDVILAKQIDAVHVDIPVTALSLSPNMDILATAHVDQTGIYLWVNQSMFSASTKADYYGSGKEIVNIKLPSISSLGDSSHDYDDFAKADIDLQEAKDPSNFQVLNYQIPDLVTLSLLPKSQWQSLINLDVIKARNKPIEPPKKPEKAPFFLPTIPSLSGEILFKTRESTGEEKHSQAGETDSSGEVKTDISESQFLQALQTLSEEKNLAAFTDYIKGLSSSTLDMELRMLQIIDDDDEPQKSNRSKMYFIELLLDYFIQEILCRKNFEFIQAVLRLFLKIHGESIRQWPALQDKAQKLLEIQSTVWQKIENLFQSTRCMVTFLGNSLV is encoded by the exons ATGGGAATTTTCGAACCATTTCGGGCGATTGGATACATTACAACGGGCGTCCCATTCTCCGTGCAGCGTCTCGGCTCCGAGACCTTCGTCACCGTCAGCGTTGGCAAAGCATTTCAAATCTACAAT TGTGCCAAGCTCACTTTAGTGCTTGTCG GTCATCAGTTGCCAAAGAAGATACGAGCTTTGGCTTCTTATCGTGACTACACATTTGCTGCATATGGAACGAAAATTGCAGTTTTCAAGCGTGCTCATCAG GTGGCGACTTGGGGGAACCATGACGCAAAGATTAATCACTTCCTTCTATTTGGCAAACACATCTTAAGTGTTGATGATAAAAGCAACATTTTCATGTGGCCATTTCAAGAAATAACTGATGAAAATTCTCCAGTTGGCCATATTTCATTAGGAACCAAGTTTAGCGTGAGCTGCATAATGCATCCAGATACTTATTTGAATAAG GTGATTCTTGGAACTCAGGAAGGTTCTCTGCAATTATGGAACATTAGCACAAAGAACAAACTTCATGAATTCAAAGGATGGAATGCCGCCATATGTTGCTGTGTTTCATCTCCTGCATTACATGTTATTGCTGTTGGTTGCTCTGATGGAAAGATTCATGTGCACAACATCCTCTACGATGACGAGGTGGTTACATTTACTCATTCCAATTCTGGAGCTGTGACTGCTTTATCTTTCAGCACCGATGGGCAGCCCCTTTTAGCATCTGGTGGTTCATCTGGTGTCATAAGTATTTGGAACCTTGAGAAAAGGAAGCTCCACTCCATCATTAGAGAGGCCCATGATTGCTCGATAGTTTCTCTTCACTTTTTTGCTTGTGAGCCTGTGCTGATGAGTTCATCCGCAGATAACTCTGTGAAAATGTGGATTTTTGATACAAGTGATGGGGATCCTCGCCTACTACGATTTCGAAGTGGTCACAGTGCTCCTCCTCTACGTATAAAATTTTATGCCAATGGAAGACATATTCTTTCTGCTGGTCAGGATCGTGCTTTTCGTCTTTTTTCTGTTGTCCAAGATCAGCAGAGTAGAGAACTTTCACAACGCCATTCATCCAAGAGAGCAAAGAAACTTAAGATGAAGGAAGCAGAAATAAAACTTAAGCCTGTAATTGCGTTTGATGTTGCTGAAATCAGAGAGCGTGATTGGTGCAATGTAGTTACCTGTCATATGGATACTGCTCAGGCGTATGTGTGGAGGcttcaaaattttgttattgGAGAGCATATTCTTTCTCCAAGCACTCAGGACACTACACCTGTGAAGGCATGTGCGATCAGTGCATGTGGTAATTTTGCTGTAATTGGGACTGCCGGGGGTTGGATTGAGCGGTTTAATCTTCAGTCAGGTATCAGTCGAGGCTGTTATGTTGATATGATAGAAAAAAAAACCTGTGCTCATGCAGGAGAAGTAGTTGGCATTGCTTGTGATTCAACAAATACAATCATGATAAGTGCTGGATACCATGGAGATGTTAAAGTTTGGGACTTCAAGGGACGTGACTTAAAATCCAGATGGGAAATCGGTTCTTCTCTGGTCAAGATTGTATATCACCGTTACAATGGGCTTTTGGCTACTGTGGCAGATGACTTAGTTATTCGTTTGTTTGATGTTACTGCATTGAGGATAgttcgaaaatttgaaggtcatGCAGATCGTATAACAGATGTGTGCTTTAGCGAGGATGGGAAGTGGCTTTTGACATCCAGCATGGACGGGACAATTAGAATTTGGGATGTGATTCTAGCTAAACAAATCGATGCTGTACATGTTGACATCCCTGTGACAGCATTATCTCTCTCACCAAATATGGATATTTTAGCAACAGCTCATGTGGATCAGACTGGGATATATCTCTGGGTTAACCAGTCGATGTTTTCTGCATCTACTAAAGCTGATTACTATGGAAGTGGCAAGGAAATTGTAAATATCAAGCTACCATCCATTTCTTCACTGGGAGATTCTTCACATGACTATGACGATTTTGCCAAGGCGGATATCGACCTGCAAGAAGCCAAAGATCCTTCTAATTTCCAAGTTTTGAATTATCAAATACCTGATCTTGTCACGCTTTCCCTGTTGCCCAAGAGTCAGTGGCAAAGCCTGATCAATTTGGATGTTATAAAAGCCAGGAACAAACCGATCGAGCCCCCAAAAAAACCAGAAAAGGCGCCTTTCTTCTTACCAACTATTCCATCTCTCTCCGGGGAGATATTGTTTAAAACTAGAGAATCTACTGGAGAAGAGAAGCATTCACAAGCTGGTGAAACAGATAGCAGCGGAGAGGTAAAAACTGACATCTCAGAGTCCCAGTTCTTACAGGCCCTTCAGACCTTGTCAGAGGAGAAGAACC TTGCAGCATTTACAGATTATATCAAAGGTTTATCCTCTTCCACATTGGATATGGAACTTAGGATGCTTCAGATTATAGATGATGACGATGAGCCACAGAAGAGCAATAGATCGAAAATGTATTTCATTGAACTCCTGCTGGACTATTTTATACAAGAGATTTTATGCAGAAAGAACTTTGAGTTTATACAAGCTGTGCTCAGATTATTTTTAAAG ATTCATGGTGAAAGTATTCGACAATGGCCAGCTTTACAGGATAAAGCGCAAAAGCTTTTAGAGATTCAATCTACAGTTTGGCAAAAAATAGAGAATTTGTTTCAGAGCACGAGATGTATGGTTACGTTTCTTGGCAACTCGCTTGtgtga